The DNA window gagaataatattattatagaAGATGGAAATCCAGAGATAAGTTTTTTCACAAACAgagaaaatttaaaaatagCAAAATATTCCTGGAAACCCAAAGAAGAAAAAACTAAAGCATATATTTTTGCTCTACATGGAGTTACTACACATTTAAGGAAtcaatatttaaattatcatGGTAGACCCGAATGGgctaataaaaatgaaaagacAATGAAGGAATGTTCTattaatcataataataagttGAGGAATAGTTGTTCTCAATCGAATAATATATCTGATGAAAAAACTGAGAACTGTTTTAAATctaaagataatatatcaaataaaattaatgatgaaaataatgttaataaaaatgttaattCAGAAAATgtttcaaataaaaaagatttTAGAAAACCGATGGACGATGATAATGTTTTATTGTTTACCGAAGGTGATAAAGataattatgtttataagaacttttattattgttcaAAATGTGGTCTTTCAAAATATTGTAATTGTGGTAAAAGGACAATGTCCTATGAAAATAGTTGGATTCAATCATTAAATGATAATGGTTATACATTTTGTGGTATTGATAATCAATCACATGGATTATCAGAGGCGTCAAGAAATGAACGATGTTTTGTTGAAGATTTTGAAAATTTCGTTGCTGATGCTGTTCAGGCATTAGAAATATTTGTAAATGAATGGAAAgcaaaaaatgaattaagACCTATAATACTTATGGGTACATCTATGGGTGGATGTATAGCTGTAAAAATGTTTGAAAGaatatatgatgaaaaaaaagaatggagaaaatatattaaaggTTTAGCACTAATATCTCCTATGATTAGTATAGAAAAACAAACAagaacattttttaataaaatgttaatAGGCCTAGGATATATacttaaaaaattttttcctctttataaatttaaagTTTTAGGTAGGACTTTAAAATATCCATGGGTTAAACTGGATGATGATAAAGATCCTTATCATTACCATGAAGAATTAAAAGCTGGTATAGCTTTAGAATGTTTATTTGGTACCTATTCATGTATGAAAAgtaaaattttaaaatatatagacGAAAGTGATATTGATATTATAGTGTTACAATcaaaatatgataatatagTGGATCCGACTGGTTCTGTAAattttgttaataaaatggttaatatatataacaaaaaagaagaagataattcaaataataattcaaataataataataataatgataataataatgatcatataaataaagagGGAAATATAAAGTCGCATACTcattcaaataatattaaaaataatgaaaatatatcaGAAACTATAAAAAGTGAGgatgataaaaatttgATATCGAATAAATCAAATAATTTATCTAACCAAACATgtaaatatgaaaaagattatataattctatCAGGAGAGGATTTAAAAGGTGAGGATATTTTATGGAAACCATGTGATCATGGacattataaaaattataaaaggAAGAAGAATTTTACAAAAAgtgatttaaaaaatgaaaaggataagaacaattataaacatttaagtgtacatatattaaattatggTTCGCACAAATTATCATGTGAGCcagataataaaataacgTCATCGATATTTGTTGATTGgcttaataatatatttagctaatatgtaaaaaaaaaaataataaataaataaataaataaatatatatatatatatatatatgtatatgtgAGTGTGCctattttgttattaaaagatatattttttattttattttatctatttattatatttataataaaattggTAGAACATTAATTTATGTGTACctataaattttaatttgttatatGGATTAATtagaatataaattatatacaatgataattttaaatgaaaccatcatgtaaataataattttttttttttttttttttaaattataaaatagGAAAATTATGTTTTTCACAGTATATAATAGAATGAGATATATTAATACCATATCCATATTAGAAAATTAAgtaaaaggaaaatatcTCTTTAATTtgattttataatatgtgcaaaatattatgtgtaatattaaagaattataaGAACATACgataaaaattattgaaGAGTAActgtataatttttttataaaaattaactttaaaataatgattatgtattaatatagtagtgcaatatattttaattattataaaatttacTATTGCTTTTTTAAAATCATACTTATCggaatattatttatactgcttaatattatattaggaatatatatatatatatatatatatatatatatatatatatctatatatatctatatattaatatttcccctgttaaaatatttttggTAGTTAGtaaataatgattatatatatattatatttttgttttttaaaaggtaataaatattagtttttttttttttttttttcatcacaagta is part of the Plasmodium reichenowi strain SY57 chromosome Unknown, whole genome shotgun sequence genome and encodes:
- a CDS encoding alpha/beta hydrolase, putative; this encodes NTFLHKTQLFSILGYQGIDKILLLGKVDMANILNEKFYNSRNYMPKISRGVLYSDDDNTVDDYKDYKNKDEKSNKENHNISGNKENHGNENNIIIEDGNPEISFFTNRENLKIAKYSWKPKEEKTKAYIFALHGVTTHLRNQYLNYHGRPEWANKNEKTMKECSINHNNKLRNSCSQSNNISDEKTENCFKSKDNISNKINDENNVNKNVNSENVSNKKDFRKPMDDDNVLLFTEGDKDNYVYKNFYYCSKCGLSKYCNCGKRTMSYENSWIQSLNDNGYTFCGIDNQSHGLSEASRNERCFVEDFENFVADAVQALEIFVNEWKAKNELRPIILMGTSMGGCIAVKMFERIYDEKKEWRKYIKGLALISPMISIEKQTRTFFNKMLIGLGYILKKFFPLYKFKVLGRTLKYPWVKLDDDKDPYHYHEELKAGIALECLFGTYSCMKSKILKYIDESDIDIIVLQSKYDNIVDPTGSVNFVNKMVNIYNKKEEDNSNNNSNNNNNNDNNNDHINKEGNIKSHTHSNNIKNNENISETIKSEDDKNLISNKSNNLSNQTCKYEKDYIILSGEDLKGEDILWKPCDHGHYKNYKRKKNFTKSDLKNEKDKNNYKHLSVHILNYGSHKLSCEPDNKITSSIFVDWLNNIFS